A portion of the Achromobacter sp. MFA1 R4 genome contains these proteins:
- a CDS encoding 1-aminocyclopropane-1-carboxylate deaminase, whose product MDLQRFPRHRLTFGDTPIEKLDRLSQHLGGKVEIYAKREDCNSGLAFGGNKLRKLEYLIPQALEQGCDTLVTIGGIQSNHTRMVAAVAAKLGLACVLVQENWVDYSDAVYDRVGNIMMSRLMGADVRLVDQGFDIGFRQSWEEALEDVKRRGGKPYAIPAGASDHELGGLGYVGFAEEVRRQEAELGFKFDYIVVCAVTGSTQAGMVVGFAADGRADRVIGIDASATPDQTRAQILRIARRTADLVGLEKPIEDKDVVLDTRYAYPAYGLPSPETNDAIRTCARLEGMMTDPVYEGKSMQGMMDIIRKGEIPAGSKVLYAHLGGVPAINAYSFLYRNG is encoded by the coding sequence ATGGATCTGCAACGTTTCCCCCGCCATCGCCTGACCTTCGGCGACACCCCCATTGAAAAGCTCGACCGCCTGTCCCAGCACCTGGGCGGCAAGGTCGAGATCTACGCCAAGCGCGAGGACTGCAACAGCGGCCTGGCCTTCGGCGGCAACAAGCTGCGCAAGCTCGAATACCTGATCCCGCAGGCGTTGGAGCAAGGCTGCGACACGCTCGTCACCATCGGCGGCATCCAGTCCAACCACACCCGCATGGTCGCGGCGGTAGCCGCCAAGCTGGGCCTGGCCTGCGTGCTGGTCCAGGAGAACTGGGTGGATTATTCGGACGCGGTCTACGACCGCGTCGGCAACATCATGATGAGCCGCCTGATGGGCGCGGACGTGCGGCTGGTGGACCAGGGTTTTGACATCGGCTTTCGCCAGAGCTGGGAAGAGGCGCTGGAAGACGTCAAACGGCGCGGCGGCAAGCCCTACGCGATTCCGGCGGGCGCCTCGGACCATGAACTGGGCGGGCTGGGCTACGTGGGCTTTGCCGAAGAGGTGCGGCGCCAGGAGGCCGAGCTGGGCTTCAAGTTCGACTACATCGTCGTCTGCGCGGTCACGGGCAGCACCCAGGCCGGCATGGTCGTGGGCTTTGCGGCCGACGGGCGCGCCGACCGCGTCATCGGCATCGACGCATCGGCCACGCCCGACCAGACTCGGGCCCAGATCCTGCGCATTGCGCGGCGCACCGCCGATCTGGTGGGACTTGAAAAGCCGATCGAAGACAAGGACGTGGTGCTGGACACGCGCTATGCCTATCCGGCCTACGGCCTGCCCTCGCCCGAAACCAATGACGCCATCCGCACCTGCGCCCGGCTGGAAGGCATGATGACCGACCCCGTGTACGAAGGAAAATCCATGCAGGGGATGATGGACATCATCCGCAAAGGGGAGATTCCCGCCGGATCGAAGGTTCTGTATGCGCACCTGGGAGGGGTGCCGGCGATCAACGCCTACAGCTTTCTCTACCGCAACGGATAA
- a CDS encoding sigma-70 family RNA polymerase sigma factor: MSSTLLSSSGPCVDTPAAPVDGLYREHRPWLFGWLRRKLGCEHRAEDLAQDVFVRVIQGRKQVRAHEARALLTTIAKGLVVDHQRHAALEHAYLAYLAAVPESYAPSPEAQAEQLQALVELDRLLDGLPPKARAAFLLSQLDGLTYPEIAERLGVSLSSVQQYMVRAMSACYAAIHA; the protein is encoded by the coding sequence TTGTCCTCCACCTTGCTTTCCTCGTCGGGTCCGTGCGTCGACACCCCGGCCGCGCCCGTCGATGGCTTGTATCGCGAACATCGCCCCTGGCTGTTCGGATGGCTGCGCCGCAAGCTCGGCTGCGAGCACCGCGCCGAGGACCTGGCGCAGGACGTATTTGTCCGGGTGATCCAGGGCCGCAAGCAGGTGCGCGCCCATGAGGCCCGCGCACTGCTCACCACCATTGCCAAGGGCCTGGTGGTGGATCACCAGCGCCATGCCGCGCTGGAGCATGCCTACCTTGCCTATCTGGCCGCCGTGCCAGAATCCTATGCGCCGTCTCCCGAAGCGCAGGCCGAGCAGTTGCAGGCGCTGGTCGAACTGGACCGCCTGTTGGACGGGCTGCCGCCCAAGGCCCGCGCGGCGTTCCTGCTGTCGCAGCTGGACGGCCTGACCTATCCCGAGATCGCCGAACGACTGGGCGTGTCATTGAGCTCGGTGCAACAGTACATGGTGCGTGCGATGTCCGCGTGCTATGCGGCGATCCATGCCTGA
- a CDS encoding Lrp/AsnC family transcriptional regulator → MTAVFTLDRIDRQILRILQEDAQITNLDLSARVHLSPAACLRRVERLRSEGVIRKTVALLEPADVDMATLVIVGVVLDRSTPDSFTDFEEAAKGISGCLECHLVAGEFDYFLMLRIRDLERFNKLHAGEIIKLPGVRQIRTFFVLKEIMSTTALPV, encoded by the coding sequence ATGACCGCCGTTTTCACGCTCGACCGCATCGACCGGCAGATTCTGCGCATCCTCCAGGAGGACGCGCAGATCACCAACCTGGACCTGAGCGCGCGCGTGCACCTGAGTCCGGCCGCGTGCCTGCGGCGCGTCGAACGGCTAAGGAGCGAAGGCGTCATCAGAAAGACCGTGGCGCTGCTGGAGCCCGCCGACGTGGACATGGCCACGCTGGTCATCGTGGGCGTGGTGCTGGACCGCTCCACGCCCGACTCGTTCACCGACTTCGAGGAAGCGGCCAAGGGCATCAGCGGCTGCCTGGAATGCCATCTGGTCGCGGGGGAGTTCGACTACTTCCTCATGCTGCGCATACGGGATCTGGAACGCTTCAACAAGCTGCATGCGGGCGAGATCATCAAGCTGCCTGGCGTACGCCAGATCCGTACGTTTTTCGTCCTGAAAGAGATCATGTCGACCACCGCGCTTCCGGTTTGA
- a CDS encoding 2-oxoglutarate dehydrogenase E1 component: MSSEIESLSTSYLFGGNAPYVEELYEAYLDNPGSVPDNWREYFDQLQHAPATDGQESTRDQAHAPIVESFAQRAKANAFVQRAAEPDLSVASKQVSVQSLIAAYRSLGSRWADLDPLKRQERPPIPELDPAFYGLTEADLDQTYSATNTYFTTASTMTLRDILKALRDTYCRSIGAEFTHISDPAAKRWIQERLETTLGAPTYTAEEKRHILQQLTESEGLERFLHTKYVGQKRFSLEGGESFIASMDEVVNHAGENGVQEIVVGMAHRGRLNLLVNIMGKMPGDLFAEFEGKHAEGLTDGDVKYHNGFSSDLSTRGGPVHLSLAFNPSHLEIVNPVVEGSARARQERRGDAEGKQVLPVLVHGDAAFAGQGVVMETLNLAQTRGYGTGGTLHIVINNQIGFTTSDPRDSRSTLYCTDVVKMIEAPVFHVNGDDPEAVVFVTKLALDYRLQFRHDVVVDIVCFRKLGHNEQDTPSLTQPLMYKRIGHHPGTRKLYADKLTTQGVLAEGEADQLVKDYRQLMEDGQRTIEPVLTDYKSKYAIDWSPFLGAKWTDQADTAVPLAELKRIGERITTVPEGFTVHPLVAKLLNDRRTMAKGEMNLDWGMGEHLAFATLVSSGYAIRITGQDSGRGTFTHRHAVLHDQNRERWNDGTYIPLQNVSEGQAPFTVIDSVLSEEAVLGFEYGYSSAEPNTLTIWEGQFGDFVNGAQVVIDQFISSGEAKWGRQSGLTLMLPHGYEGQGPEHSSGRIERFLQLCADNNMQVVQPTSASQIFHVLRRQMIRPFRKPLVLFTPKSLLRNKDAGSPLTDLAGGSFRPVIGEVDEAIDAGKVKRVLACSGKVYYDLVNARRERGADHVAIVRVEQLYPFAHKSFEAELRKYPKATEVIWVQDEPQNQGAWFYVQHHVYENMVEGQKLGYAGRAASASPAVGYLAKHQEQQKALIETAFAPKFKVMLTK, translated from the coding sequence ATGTCTTCGGAAATAGAATCTCTATCCACGTCTTACCTCTTTGGGGGTAATGCCCCCTATGTCGAGGAGCTTTACGAAGCCTACCTCGATAACCCCGGTTCGGTTCCTGACAACTGGCGCGAATATTTCGACCAATTGCAGCACGCTCCCGCGACCGACGGCCAGGAATCCACCCGCGACCAGGCCCACGCTCCCATCGTCGAATCGTTCGCCCAGCGCGCCAAGGCCAATGCCTTCGTGCAACGCGCCGCCGAACCCGACCTGAGCGTCGCCAGCAAGCAAGTGTCGGTGCAATCGCTGATTGCCGCCTACCGCTCGCTGGGCTCGCGCTGGGCCGACCTGGATCCGCTCAAGCGCCAGGAACGTCCGCCGATCCCCGAACTCGATCCCGCCTTCTACGGCCTGACCGAAGCCGATCTGGACCAGACCTACTCGGCCACCAACACCTACTTCACGACCGCCAGCACGATGACGCTGCGCGACATCCTGAAGGCGCTGCGCGACACGTACTGCCGCAGCATCGGTGCAGAATTCACCCACATCTCCGATCCCGCCGCCAAGCGCTGGATCCAGGAACGCCTGGAAACCACGCTGGGCGCGCCCACGTACACGGCGGAAGAAAAGCGCCACATCCTGCAGCAGCTCACCGAGTCCGAAGGACTGGAACGCTTCCTGCACACCAAGTACGTCGGCCAGAAGCGCTTCTCGCTGGAAGGCGGCGAAAGCTTCATCGCCTCGATGGACGAAGTGGTCAACCACGCCGGTGAAAACGGCGTCCAGGAAATCGTGGTCGGCATGGCCCACCGCGGCCGCCTGAACCTGCTCGTGAACATCATGGGCAAGATGCCCGGCGACCTGTTCGCCGAGTTCGAAGGCAAGCACGCCGAAGGCCTGACCGACGGCGACGTGAAGTACCACAACGGCTTCTCCAGCGACCTGTCCACGCGCGGCGGCCCCGTCCACCTGTCGCTGGCCTTCAACCCGTCGCACCTTGAAATCGTCAACCCCGTCGTCGAAGGCAGCGCCCGCGCGCGCCAGGAACGCCGCGGCGATGCCGAAGGCAAGCAAGTGCTGCCGGTGCTGGTGCACGGCGACGCGGCCTTTGCCGGCCAGGGCGTCGTGATGGAAACCCTGAACCTGGCCCAGACGCGCGGCTACGGTACGGGCGGCACCCTGCACATCGTCATCAACAACCAGATCGGCTTCACCACGTCCGACCCGCGCGACTCGCGTTCGACGCTGTATTGCACCGACGTGGTCAAGATGATCGAAGCCCCGGTGTTCCACGTCAACGGCGACGACCCCGAAGCCGTGGTGTTCGTCACCAAGCTGGCCCTGGACTACCGCCTGCAGTTCCGCCACGACGTCGTCGTGGACATCGTCTGCTTCCGCAAGCTGGGCCACAACGAACAAGACACCCCGTCGCTGACGCAGCCCCTGATGTACAAGCGCATCGGCCACCACCCCGGCACGCGCAAGCTGTACGCCGACAAGCTGACCACGCAAGGCGTGCTGGCCGAAGGCGAAGCCGATCAGCTCGTCAAGGACTACCGCCAGCTCATGGAAGACGGCCAGCGCACCATCGAACCGGTGCTGACCGACTACAAGAGCAAGTACGCCATCGACTGGTCGCCGTTCCTGGGCGCCAAGTGGACCGACCAGGCCGACACCGCCGTGCCGCTGGCTGAACTGAAGCGCATCGGCGAACGCATCACCACCGTGCCGGAAGGCTTCACGGTGCACCCGCTGGTCGCCAAGCTGCTGAACGACCGCCGCACCATGGCCAAGGGCGAAATGAACCTGGACTGGGGCATGGGCGAGCACCTCGCCTTCGCGACCCTGGTGTCCTCGGGCTACGCCATCCGCATCACCGGCCAGGACTCGGGCCGCGGCACGTTCACGCACCGCCACGCCGTGCTGCACGACCAGAACCGCGAACGCTGGAACGACGGCACCTACATTCCGCTGCAGAACGTGTCGGAAGGCCAGGCGCCGTTCACCGTCATCGACTCCGTGCTGTCCGAAGAGGCGGTGCTGGGCTTTGAATACGGCTACTCCAGCGCCGAGCCCAACACGCTGACCATCTGGGAAGGCCAGTTCGGCGACTTCGTCAACGGCGCCCAGGTCGTGATCGACCAGTTCATCAGCTCCGGCGAAGCCAAGTGGGGCCGCCAGTCGGGCCTGACCCTGATGCTGCCGCACGGCTACGAAGGCCAGGGCCCCGAGCACTCGTCGGGCCGCATCGAGCGCTTCCTGCAGCTGTGCGCCGACAACAACATGCAAGTGGTCCAGCCGACCTCGGCCTCGCAGATCTTCCACGTTCTGCGCCGCCAGATGATCCGCCCGTTCCGCAAGCCGCTGGTGCTGTTCACGCCGAAGTCGCTGCTGCGCAACAAGGACGCGGGTTCGCCCCTGACCGACCTGGCCGGCGGCAGCTTCCGCCCGGTCATCGGCGAGGTCGACGAGGCCATCGACGCCGGCAAGGTCAAGCGCGTGCTGGCTTGCTCGGGCAAGGTGTACTACGACCTGGTCAACGCCCGCCGCGAGCGTGGCGCCGACCACGTCGCCATCGTCCGTGTCGAGCAGCTCTATCCGTTTGCGCACAAGTCGTTCGAAGCCGAACTGCGCAAGTATCCGAAGGCCACCGAAGTCATCTGGGTGCAGGACGAACCCCAGAACCAAGGCGCCTGGTTCTACGTTCAGCATCACGTGTACGAGAACATGGTCGAAGGCCAGAAGCTGGGCTACGCAGGCCGTGCCGCGTCGGCATCGCCGGCCGTGGGCTACCTGGCCAAGCACCAGGAGCAGCAGAAGGCCCTGATCGAAACGGCCTTCGCGCCCAAGTTCAAGGTCATGTTGACGAAGTAA
- a CDS encoding FecR domain-containing protein codes for MPDAADAANGAPSDAVVREAIAWWTRLQSGVADAGEQQSCRDWLAQDPAHRVAWDRLQAIGRDARRVPAALAHTALHAPASRGRRTALRSLLAVAGVAATGWTGYRHAPWQRLVADYSTAVGERRALALADGLRVTLNSDSAVRVNVRGSARDIDLLRGEMLVQADPRPGAQALRVDTGHGELRAERARFDLRRTADDVRVGVYEGSVALLRQGVLTPLSAGERLAYADDADLGRAAADPDGLAWVDGMVVAKEWRLDDFAGYLARQRVGVIRVDPAVAHLRLSGVFPLDDAERALKALEHTLPITVTRHTQYWLQVGPRDA; via the coding sequence ATGCCTGACGCCGCCGACGCCGCAAACGGCGCGCCATCGGACGCCGTGGTGCGCGAGGCCATCGCCTGGTGGACGCGGCTGCAATCCGGGGTGGCCGACGCGGGCGAGCAGCAGTCCTGTCGCGACTGGCTGGCCCAGGATCCCGCCCACCGCGTGGCGTGGGACCGGCTGCAGGCCATCGGTCGCGATGCGCGCCGGGTGCCGGCGGCGTTGGCGCACACCGCGCTGCACGCGCCGGCATCGCGCGGGCGGCGCACCGCCCTGCGCAGCCTGCTCGCGGTGGCCGGCGTGGCCGCCACCGGGTGGACGGGCTATCGCCACGCGCCCTGGCAGCGCCTGGTCGCGGACTACAGCACCGCCGTGGGCGAGCGCCGCGCGCTCGCCCTGGCGGACGGCCTGCGCGTCACGCTCAACAGCGACTCGGCGGTGCGCGTCAACGTCCGCGGCAGCGCGCGCGACATCGATCTGCTGCGCGGCGAAATGCTGGTGCAGGCCGACCCGCGCCCCGGCGCGCAGGCGCTGCGGGTGGACACCGGCCATGGCGAATTGCGCGCCGAGCGTGCGCGCTTCGACCTGCGGCGCACGGCCGACGACGTGCGCGTCGGCGTGTACGAAGGCAGCGTCGCGCTGCTGCGCCAGGGTGTCCTGACGCCCCTGAGCGCCGGCGAACGGCTGGCCTATGCCGACGATGCCGACCTCGGCCGCGCCGCGGCGGACCCGGATGGTCTCGCCTGGGTGGACGGCATGGTGGTGGCCAAGGAGTGGCGCCTGGACGACTTTGCCGGCTATCTGGCGCGTCAGCGGGTGGGCGTGATCCGCGTCGATCCCGCGGTGGCGCATCTGCGGTTGTCGGGCGTGTTTCCGCTGGACGACGCCGAACGGGCGCTCAAGGCGCTGGAGCACACCTTGCCCATCACCGTCACGCGCCATACGCAGTATTGGCTGCAGGTCGGCCCCCGCGACGCCTGA
- the odhB gene encoding 2-oxoglutarate dehydrogenase complex dihydrolipoyllysine-residue succinyltransferase, giving the protein MAITDVVVPQLSESVSEATLLTWKKQPGAAVEADEILIEVETDKVVLEVPAPASGVLSEIVKGDGSTVTSGEVLARIDTAAKAGAAATAPAEAPKAAEQAAAAPAPAAAAPASTAAAGVASPAASKILAEKGVDAASVAGTGRDGRVTKGDALAASAQPKAAPAKAAAAPAPTTLSLDGRPEQRVPMSRLRARIAERLLQSQQENAILTTFNEVNMQAVIDLRAKYKDKFEKEHGIKLGFMSFFVKAAVAALKKYPLINASIDGKDIIYHGYFDIGIAVGSPRGLVVPILRNADQLSIADIEKTIADFGRRAADGKLGIEEMTGGTFSISNGGVFGSMLSTPIINPPQSAILGVHATKDRAVVENGQIVIRPMNYLALSYDHRIIDGREAVLGLVAMKDALEDPQRLLLDL; this is encoded by the coding sequence ATGGCTATTACCGACGTCGTCGTTCCCCAACTTTCCGAATCCGTCTCCGAAGCGACCCTGCTGACCTGGAAGAAGCAGCCCGGCGCTGCCGTTGAAGCGGACGAAATCCTGATCGAAGTCGAAACCGACAAGGTCGTGCTGGAAGTGCCGGCCCCCGCCTCGGGCGTGCTGTCCGAAATCGTCAAGGGCGATGGCAGCACCGTGACCTCCGGCGAAGTGCTGGCCCGCATCGACACGGCCGCCAAGGCTGGCGCCGCCGCCACCGCGCCCGCCGAAGCCCCCAAGGCCGCTGAACAAGCCGCCGCCGCGCCGGCCCCCGCCGCTGCTGCCCCGGCCTCGACGGCCGCCGCTGGCGTCGCGTCGCCCGCCGCCTCCAAGATCCTGGCCGAGAAGGGCGTTGACGCCGCTTCCGTGGCTGGCACCGGCCGCGACGGCCGCGTGACCAAGGGCGACGCCCTGGCCGCCAGCGCGCAGCCCAAGGCCGCGCCCGCCAAGGCTGCCGCCGCGCCCGCCCCGACCACGCTGTCGCTGGATGGCCGTCCGGAACAGCGCGTGCCGATGAGCCGCCTGCGCGCCCGCATCGCCGAGCGCCTGCTGCAATCGCAACAAGAAAACGCGATCCTGACGACGTTCAACGAAGTCAATATGCAGGCCGTGATCGACCTGCGCGCCAAGTACAAGGACAAGTTCGAAAAGGAACACGGCATCAAGCTGGGCTTCATGTCGTTCTTCGTCAAGGCCGCCGTTGCCGCGCTGAAGAAGTACCCGCTGATCAACGCCTCGATCGATGGCAAGGACATCATCTACCACGGCTACTTCGACATCGGTATCGCTGTCGGCAGCCCGCGTGGCCTGGTGGTGCCGATCCTGCGCAACGCCGACCAGCTGTCCATCGCCGACATCGAAAAGACCATCGCCGACTTCGGCCGCCGCGCCGCTGACGGCAAGCTGGGCATCGAAGAAATGACCGGTGGCACGTTCTCGATCTCCAACGGCGGCGTGTTCGGTTCGATGCTGTCGACCCCGATCATCAACCCGCCGCAATCGGCCATCCTGGGCGTGCACGCCACCAAGGATCGCGCCGTCGTCGAAAACGGCCAGATCGTCATCCGCCCGATGAACTACCTGGCCCTGTCCTACGACCACCGCATCATCGACGGCCGCGAAGCCGTGCTGGGCCTGGTCGCCATGAAGGACGCCCTGGAAGATCCGCAGCGCCTGTTGCTGGACCTGTAA
- the zapE gene encoding cell division protein ZapE — MNVSEYYEHALAERGYKPDEAQKKAIDRLQRYYDEWVKFKSMRSNALKKLLNRPDVPRGVYLWGGVGRGKSFLMDAFYATVPVVRKTRLHFHEFMRGVHRELEEVKGMQDPLDEVAKRVAKRYRLICFDEFHVSDVADAMILHRLLLKLFEYGTSFVMTSNYEPSTLYTDGLHRDRVLPAIALIQSRMDVMNVDAGVDYRRRSLEQVQSYHTPLDEHAQQALQAAFDALADTPPQEPVLHIEHREIRALALGGSVVWFDFATLCGGPRSQNDYLELANRFHAVILSGVPRMGPRQASEARRFTWLIDVFYDHRVKLIMSAECEPEEIYTQGALANEFHRTVSRILEMQSREYLESERRLAATL, encoded by the coding sequence ATGAACGTCAGCGAATACTACGAACACGCCTTGGCCGAACGCGGCTACAAGCCCGACGAAGCGCAGAAGAAGGCGATCGACCGCTTGCAGCGCTATTACGACGAATGGGTCAAGTTCAAGTCGATGCGCTCGAACGCGCTCAAGAAGCTGTTGAACCGTCCCGACGTGCCCCGGGGCGTCTATCTGTGGGGCGGCGTGGGCCGCGGCAAGAGCTTCCTGATGGATGCGTTCTACGCCACCGTGCCGGTCGTGCGCAAGACGCGCCTGCACTTTCACGAATTCATGCGCGGCGTGCACCGCGAGCTGGAGGAAGTGAAGGGCATGCAGGATCCGCTGGACGAGGTCGCCAAGCGCGTGGCCAAGCGCTACCGGCTGATCTGCTTCGATGAATTCCACGTGTCCGATGTGGCGGACGCGATGATCCTGCACCGCTTGCTGCTCAAGCTGTTCGAATACGGCACGTCCTTCGTGATGACGTCCAACTACGAACCGTCCACGCTGTACACCGACGGGCTGCACCGCGACCGCGTGCTGCCCGCCATCGCGCTGATCCAGTCGCGCATGGACGTCATGAACGTGGATGCGGGCGTGGACTACCGCCGCCGCTCGCTGGAGCAGGTGCAGAGCTACCACACGCCGCTGGACGAGCACGCGCAGCAGGCGCTGCAGGCGGCCTTCGATGCGCTGGCCGATACGCCGCCGCAGGAGCCCGTGCTGCACATCGAGCATCGCGAGATCCGCGCGCTGGCGCTGGGCGGCTCGGTGGTGTGGTTCGATTTCGCCACGCTGTGCGGCGGTCCGCGTTCGCAGAACGACTATCTGGAACTGGCCAACCGCTTCCACGCGGTGATTCTTTCTGGCGTGCCGCGCATGGGCCCCCGCCAGGCGTCCGAGGCGCGTCGCTTTACCTGGCTGATCGACGTGTTCTATGACCACCGCGTCAAGCTCATCATGTCCGCCGAGTGCGAGCCCGAAGAGATCTACACGCAGGGCGCGCTGGCCAACGAGTTCCATCGCACGGTCTCGCGCATTCTTGAAATGCAGTCGCGCGAATACCTGGAATCGGAGCGCCGCCTGGCCGCGACGTTGTAG
- the lpdA gene encoding dihydrolipoyl dehydrogenase, translating to MSKQFDVVVIGAGPGGYIAAIRAAQLGMSVACIDAWQNGQGGPAPGGTCTNVGCIPSKALLQSSEHYEQANHHFAEHGIEVKGVSLKLDTLIGRKNTVVKQNNDGILYLFKKNKVTFFHGKGAFSGQVEGGWAIKVTGTAEEDLIAKHVVVATGSSARELPGLPFDEKVVLSNDGALNIGAVPKTLGVIGAGVIGLEMGSVWRRLGSDVTILEAMPEFLAAADQQVAKEALKAFTKQGLNIQMGVKIGEIKATAKSVTVPYVDAKGAEQKLVVDKLIVSIGRVPYTGGLNADAVGLKLDERGFVAVDGDCKTNLPNVWAVGDVVRGPMLAHKAEEEGVAVAERIAGQHGHVNFDTVPWVIYTSPEIAWVGKTEQQLKAEGREYKAGSFPFLANGRARALGDTTGFAKVIADAKTDEVLGVHIVGPMASELISEAVTIMEFRGAAEDIARICHAHPTLSEAVKEAALAVDKRALNF from the coding sequence ATGTCCAAACAATTTGACGTCGTCGTGATCGGCGCAGGCCCCGGCGGCTACATCGCCGCCATCCGCGCCGCGCAGCTCGGCATGTCGGTCGCCTGCATCGACGCCTGGCAGAATGGCCAAGGCGGCCCGGCTCCCGGCGGCACCTGCACCAACGTCGGCTGCATCCCGTCCAAGGCGCTGCTGCAATCGTCCGAACACTACGAGCAGGCCAACCACCACTTCGCCGAGCACGGCATCGAAGTCAAGGGCGTCAGCCTGAAGCTCGACACGCTGATCGGCCGCAAGAACACGGTGGTCAAGCAGAACAACGACGGCATCCTGTACCTGTTCAAGAAGAACAAGGTCACGTTCTTCCACGGCAAGGGCGCGTTCAGCGGCCAGGTGGAAGGCGGCTGGGCCATCAAGGTCACCGGCACCGCCGAGGAAGACCTGATCGCCAAGCATGTCGTCGTCGCCACGGGCTCGTCGGCGCGTGAACTGCCCGGCCTGCCGTTCGACGAAAAGGTCGTGCTGTCCAACGACGGCGCACTGAACATCGGCGCCGTGCCCAAGACGCTGGGCGTCATCGGCGCTGGCGTGATCGGCCTGGAAATGGGCAGCGTGTGGCGCCGCCTGGGTTCCGACGTCACCATCCTGGAAGCGATGCCGGAATTCCTGGCCGCCGCCGACCAGCAAGTGGCCAAGGAAGCCCTGAAGGCCTTCACCAAGCAAGGCCTGAACATCCAGATGGGCGTCAAGATCGGTGAGATCAAGGCGACCGCCAAGTCGGTGACCGTGCCTTACGTCGACGCCAAGGGCGCCGAGCAGAAGCTGGTCGTGGACAAGCTGATCGTCTCGATCGGCCGCGTGCCCTACACCGGCGGCCTGAACGCCGACGCCGTGGGCCTGAAGCTGGACGAACGCGGCTTCGTGGCCGTGGACGGCGACTGCAAGACCAACCTGCCGAACGTCTGGGCGGTGGGCGACGTGGTGCGCGGCCCGATGCTGGCGCACAAGGCCGAAGAAGAGGGCGTGGCGGTTGCCGAGCGCATCGCCGGCCAGCACGGCCACGTCAACTTCGACACCGTGCCGTGGGTCATCTACACCTCGCCGGAAATCGCCTGGGTCGGCAAGACCGAGCAGCAGCTCAAGGCCGAAGGCCGCGAGTACAAGGCCGGCAGCTTCCCGTTCCTGGCCAACGGCCGCGCCCGCGCGCTGGGCGACACCACCGGCTTTGCCAAGGTGATCGCCGATGCCAAGACCGATGAAGTCCTGGGCGTGCACATCGTGGGCCCGATGGCCTCGGAACTGATCTCGGAAGCCGTGACCATCATGGAATTCCGCGGCGCCGCCGAAGACATCGCCCGCATCTGCCACGCGCACCCGACGCTGTCGGAAGCCGTGAAGGAAGCCGCTCTGGCCGTGGACAAGCGCGCGCTGAACTTCTAA